A genomic stretch from Anaerolinea thermophila UNI-1 includes:
- a CDS encoding FAD-dependent thymidylate synthase yields the protein MPLNRQVYLLDSMRLPPETIAVAFAKTSRSPQSFREIAAELTDEKSAEFHEKWVVGYGHASVAEHAVLHIAVENVSRLAVECLESNRLASYTEKSTRYQKWDAQAYCLPPELETHPLRALYEDTIGTLFETYQHLLEPVRQVIEQRLPRQDGESDSAYDRRIRSEYVDVCRFALPAAALANVGVTINARALEHALRKMLSHPLAEVRQMGEEIKQVALERLPTLIRYVEPVAYLEQTARDFTRRAETLSPVEDADWCRLLSWDAQGENRILAAALYRFGHMPFAQALQVVENAPAEERAHLTEMLLAGRGRHDIPLRELEYAYFTVDVLLDQGAYFELKRHRMMTQTAQRLSALHGYALPKAIVEAGMAETFRLAMRAAHRAYLRLSADLPEVASYVVPNAYNRRVLLHFNLRTALHWLALRSAPNAHFSMRRVAQRVAQELRNVLPALGRYLLVEEGETWQAIEARYFAATAESPE from the coding sequence CGAAACCATCGCTGTTGCCTTTGCTAAAACCTCGCGCTCCCCGCAGTCCTTCCGCGAAATTGCCGCCGAACTGACCGACGAAAAGAGCGCCGAGTTTCACGAGAAGTGGGTGGTGGGATACGGACATGCTTCGGTGGCGGAGCATGCCGTCCTGCACATTGCCGTGGAGAACGTCTCGCGGCTGGCAGTGGAGTGCCTGGAGTCCAATCGACTGGCATCTTACACCGAAAAATCCACCCGCTACCAGAAATGGGATGCGCAGGCTTACTGCCTGCCCCCCGAACTGGAAACGCACCCCCTGCGCGCGCTGTATGAGGATACCATCGGCACGCTGTTCGAGACTTACCAGCACCTGCTGGAGCCTGTGCGCCAGGTGATTGAACAGCGCTTGCCCCGCCAAGACGGTGAAAGCGACTCTGCCTACGACCGACGTATCCGTTCGGAGTATGTGGACGTGTGCCGTTTTGCCCTGCCCGCCGCCGCGCTTGCCAATGTAGGCGTGACCATCAACGCCCGCGCACTGGAACATGCTCTGCGCAAGATGCTCTCGCATCCGCTGGCAGAGGTGCGCCAGATGGGCGAGGAAATCAAACAGGTAGCCCTGGAGCGTCTGCCCACCCTCATCCGCTACGTGGAGCCGGTAGCCTACCTGGAGCAGACCGCCCGCGACTTTACCCGACGGGCAGAGACGCTATCTCCTGTGGAAGATGCTGACTGGTGCCGTTTGCTTTCCTGGGACGCTCAGGGCGAAAACCGTATTCTGGCGGCGGCGCTGTACCGCTTTGGGCATATGCCCTTTGCCCAGGCATTGCAGGTGGTGGAAAACGCCCCTGCCGAAGAGCGTGCCCATCTGACAGAGATGTTGCTGGCGGGACGCGGCAGGCACGATATCCCCCTGCGCGAACTGGAGTACGCCTATTTCACAGTGGATGTCTTGCTGGATCAGGGGGCGTACTTTGAACTCAAACGCCACCGCATGATGACCCAAACTGCTCAGCGTCTGAGTGCTCTGCACGGCTATGCCCTGCCCAAAGCCATTGTCGAAGCCGGTATGGCGGAAACCTTCCGCCTTGCCATGCGCGCCGCGCACCGCGCGTACCTGCGCCTCTCTGCCGACCTACCCGAAGTGGCTTCTTATGTTGTCCCCAATGCGTACAATCGGCGGGTGCTGTTGCACTTCAACCTGCGCACAGCCCTGCACTGGCTGGCACTGCGTAGTGCTCCCAACGCGCATTTCAGCATGCGGCGGGTAGCGCAGCGGGTGGCGCAGGAACTGCGCAACGTGTTGCCTGCCCTGGGGCGTTACCTGCTGGTGGAAGAGGGTGAAACCTGGCAAGCCATTGAAGCCCGCTACTTTGCCGCCACTGCCGAAAGCCCTGAGTGA
- a CDS encoding ClbS/DfsB family four-helix bundle protein, with the protein MCWCTSTTGREGETITLLYTLKRGAPVTSILLDPNLDVDACNARWVAMAKERPWERVWSDFQGVHTQLLRRVAEFSDEQLFQAGLHPKLGKTPLWRIIAVCAFEHEREHAEGLRVWQKQIKP; encoded by the coding sequence ATGTGCTGGTGCACCTCAACCACTGGGAGGGAGGGCGAGACCATCACCCTGCTGTACACGCTCAAACGCGGCGCGCCCGTCACCAGCATCCTGCTGGACCCCAACCTGGATGTGGATGCCTGCAATGCCCGCTGGGTGGCGATGGCGAAGGAACGTCCCTGGGAGCGGGTGTGGAGCGATTTTCAGGGGGTGCATACACAGTTACTGCGGCGGGTGGCGGAGTTCAGTGATGAGCAGTTGTTTCAGGCGGGCTTGCACCCCAAACTGGGAAAAACTCCGCTGTGGCGCATCATTGCCGTCTGTGCCTTTGAACATGAACGCGAACATGCCGAAGGTTTGCGGGTATGGCAAAAGCAGATAAAACCGTGA